Proteins from a single region of Scylla paramamosain isolate STU-SP2022 chromosome 35, ASM3559412v1, whole genome shotgun sequence:
- the LOC135090449 gene encoding uncharacterized protein LOC135090449: MCWWSPRAGGDVMREIGDSGRCNGGPAAPREHGGGVGGGAGDGGGGQQLGGEDPEETTPLTLLAADPPDKDLTDINSLLDDIHKLGGRGDSIPLRSLTPGPDREPSSRRHTPVSQPRASHSRKPSSSSSEEIIEVEPRAAAQVRLNASFFLLLLRTTSHNPPALTTSVLPCSPLPCPCSQSDQQRLGSYRAHQSFNTVLIARLGSVEPLVYRGSEAEQPLN; the protein is encoded by the coding sequence ATGTGCTGGTGGTCGCCGCGTGCCGGCGGGGACGTGATGCGTGAGATCGGGGACAGTGGCCGCTGCAACGGTGGGCCAGCGGCGCCCCGGGAGCACGGCGGCGGCGTGGGGGGCGGCGCGGGGGACGGCGGGGGAGGGCAGCAGCTGGGGGGCGAGGACCCCGAGGAGACGACGCCCCTCACCCTGCTGGCGGCCGATCCCCCCGACAAGGACCTGACGGACATCAACAGTCTGCTGGACGACATCCACAAGCTGGGGGGCCGCGGTGACAGCATCCCGCTGCGCTCCCTCACGCCAGGGCCAGACCGGGAGCCGTCCTCTCGCCGCCACACGCCCGTCTCCCAGCCCCGGGCGTCGCACAGCCGCAAGCCCAGCAGCAGCTCCTCTGAGGAGATCATCGAAGTAGAGCCTCGAGCAGCGGCTCAGGTAAGACTTAAcgcttcctttttcctcttgttgttaCGCACCACCTCCCACAACCCCCCTGCCCTCACCACCTCTGTCCTCCCCTGCTctcccctgccctgcccctGTAGTCAGAGTGATCAGCAGAGGCTGGGTTCGTACCGTGCCCACCAAAGCTTCAATACTGTATTAATAGCTCGTCTCGGCTCAGTAGAGCCGCTTGTTTATCGAGGCAGTGAGGCAGAGCAGCCACTGAACTAA